From Candoia aspera isolate rCanAsp1 chromosome 8, rCanAsp1.hap2, whole genome shotgun sequence, a single genomic window includes:
- the SPATA18 gene encoding mitochondria-eating protein — MAADTLRRLINNETCRILQEKLESWYKDYHINSYDQNLTLCCEIMELSAMIQGQLFSILNQACQEGGNYTGMEIIKSRLLPWLGTCFSSPTSGRTLDTCSSVLQESLEKDRLLREISSTRNHEVQQLEKELNATRLQLSMLQQDLKASRAKEDSTLQNLERLSDYENQLQMLKDDIAILRFQNSRLQSRLARSRSPSPRSAQSRSPSPLPIRSFSPSRGRLSHASRHARLVEHFTDIYTQERQDAQTLLRTYIDDLEMVQRIIYIAVVESFRAAKMAFRQFKIRVRKTLSLSYSGPEPLEDMVMDYIIRQEDLYDVQSSVNEVIRVMNISPKISFPAGVDFIMISGLIRELCRLAFSMQTLDPPLDISFGIDGELFNEYKYRRSYDSDFTAPLVAYHVWPALMEEDSVIVKGEAVTRRDVLWSSRSRNRSCSHRRSRSVSPLARSTGYSRHLPTRSRSPSPLRNGSPSKWAYSECRQLWL, encoded by the exons ATTAACTCATATGATCAAAATTTGACTTTATGCTGTGAAATCATGGAACTGAGTGCCATGATTCAGGGACAACTGTTTTCGATTCTCAATCAAGCTTGTCAAGAAG GTGGCAATTATACAGGTATGGAAATAATAAAATCTCGTCTCCTCCCATGGTTGGGTACTTGTTTTTCTAGCCCCACTTCTGGAAGGACCTTGGACACATGTTCTTCTGTCTTACAg GAATCTCTTGAGAAAGACAGACTGCTGAGGGAAATAAGCAGTACCCGGAACCATGAAGTTCAACAGCTGGAAAAAGAATTGAATGCCACCCGGTTACAGCTCAGTATGCTGCAACAAGA CCTAAAGGCTTCTCGTGCAAAAGAAGATAGCACTTTGCAAAATCTAGAGCGGCTGAGTGACTACGAGAATCAGCTTCAAATGCTAAAGGATGATATTGCTATCCTTAGGTTTCAGAACTCTCGTCTTCAAAGCAG ACTTGCACGAAGTCGATCTCCTTCTCCAAGATCTGCCCAAAGTAGATCGCCTAGTCCACTTCCAATACGAAGCTTTTCACCTAGCCGAGGAAGACTCTCTCATGCTTCACGCCATGCTCGCCTTGTGGAACATTTCACTGACATCTATACTCAGGAGCGCCAGGATGCTCAAACTCTCTTGAGGACCTATATTGATGATCTGGAAATGGTGCAGAGAATAATCTATATTGCGGTTGTG GAGTCCTTCCGTGCAGCAAAGATGGCCTTCAGACAGTTCAAAATTCGTGTTAGAAAGACACTGTCCCTAAGTTACTCAGGGCCTGAACCACTTGAAGATATGGTGATGGACTATATCATTCGTCAGGAAGATCTGTATGATGTTCAGTCCAGTGTCAAT GAAGTCATCCGTGTAATGAACATCAGTCCTAAGATTTCTTTCCCAGCTGGAGTTGATTTTATCATGATCAGTGGTTTGATACGAGAGTTGTGCCGCTTAGCTTTTTCCATGCAGACTCTTGACCCACCCCTTGATATTTCTTTCGGCATAGATGGGGAGCTGTTCAACGAATACAA ATACCGTCGCAGCTATGATTCTGATTTCACAGCCCCACTGGTTGCCTATCATGTCTGGCCAGCTCTCATGGAAGAAGATTCGGTGATTGTGAAGGGAGAGGCTGTAACTAGAAGAGATGTTCTG tgGTCTTCCAGGAGCAGAAACAGGAGCTGCAGCCACAGACGCAGCCGCAGTGTTAGCCCTCTGGCTCGTAGTACAGGCTACTCCCGGCATTTG cCAACTCGAAGCCGGAGCCCTTCCCCACTAAGGAACGGAAGCCCAAGTAAGTGGGCCTATTCAGAATGTAGGCAGCTATGGCTTTAA